A window of Kribbella sp. NBC_00382 genomic DNA:
GCCTCGAGGGCAGCGGTTTCGTCTACGCCCCGCAACGGGTGATGACGAACGCGCACGTGGTGGCCGGCGTCAGCTCGCCGAAGGTGGAGGTCAACGGCCACTCGTACGACGCCACGGTCGTGCTCTTCGACTCGAGCGTCGACATCGCCGTGCTGTACGTCCCTGAGCTCAACATCAAGCCGCTCGCCTTCGACAACGACGGCAAGGCGGACGCGTCCGCGGTCGTGCTCGGCTACCCGGAGAACGGGCCGTTCGACTCCGAGCCGGCCAGGATCCGTTCCGAGGAGCGGTTGCGCGGGCCGGACATCTACGGCGACAAGACGGTGACCCGGCGGGCCTTCTCCATCTGGGCCCAGGTCCGCCCGGGCAACTCCGGTGGCCCACTGCTCTCCTCGAAGGGCACCGTGTACGGCGTGGTCTTCGCGGCCTCGGTCGAGGACAACCGCACCGGGTACGTTCTGACCGCCGAGCAGGTCTCGGAAGATGCCGCGGCCGGTGCCAAGGCGACCCAGGAAGTCTCCACGCACAGCTGCACCTGATCAAGCTGCAACAGATCGGGTCACCCAGGGCGTTGGAAGGGTGTGACGATTACGGGCGGGGACACTGAGCGGCTCTCGTTCGACGAGCTGGTGGTGTCGAGCGAGCGCCGTTTGCTGCGCCTTGCCCTGATGCTGTCCGGTGGGGTGCACAGCGCTGAGGACCTGGTCCAGACGGTACTGGCGCGAGCACACCGCCGCTGGGACACGATCAGCGTGCTGGACAAGCCGGACGCGTACCTGAGCAAGATGGTCGTCAACGAGTTCTTGAGCTGGCGCCGCCGGCTCAAGAACCAGGAGCTACCACTCGCCGACCTCCCCGAGACCCCGGCCGCCGACGACATCAGCATCCGCCACGCCCAGCGAGACGCCGCCTGGCGCCTCCTCGCGGACCTCCCGCGCCAGCAACGCGCAGTACTGGTGCTGCGCTTCTACGAGGACCTCCCCGACGACGAGATCGCCGCCATCCTCGGCTGCTCCCCGGTCACCGTCCGCTCGAACGCCTCCCGCGGCCTGGCCAACCTGCGCGCCAACCTCCCGACCTCCGACAAGGACAGTTGAAATGCCCAAGCTCACGGACGAAGAGGTCGGCCAACTCCTCCGCGAAACCTTTACAGAAAAGGAAGAACTACTAAACCACTTGCCGGAAGCAACCACACCTCCGGTACGCCGGAAAGCCCCGGTACTCCTCGCCGCGGCGGCCGTTCTCGTCGTCTTCGCCGGAATCGCTGTGGCTACAGGTCTCGAGAGAGGGCCGAACACCCAGCCCGTTGCTCAGAGCCCAGCACCGCCGATGCAAACGGTGCCGGTCGGCAAGGTCGAGCCCAAACACTTCAATCCTGGGAGTGCGTACCTCGCCGGTGTCGCGATCGCTGAACTGACCAAGTGGGAGCGTCCGGCCGGTGGATGGCCCGTCGTCAGGGTGCTCGACGCGTCCTACTCACAGGCGAGCTCTCCGACCGAGGCAGGAGGTAAGGGCACCCCGTTGAGCAAGCGCGACCAGGCCTCTATCGCGGGTTCCGCGGGAGTGCCGATCGAGTGGGTGCAGAGCCGTCCAACCGGACCCGATGTCTGCGATCAAGCGAACGGGACGCCGTACGTCACGCTCGGACCAGTGGTCTTCAACGAGAGCCGGTCGTCGGCCACCATCGGGATGAGCATGTGGCGGGGTTGTCTGGATGCGCAGTGGCTGACCTACCGGCTCGTGCCGATTATCACCCCGGCCAGCAATGTCTATGAGAGCAGCGTGCGTAGCTGGAAGGTCGCAGGGACCGTCGGGCCGGTCGCCGTCTCATAGGGTCTGGAGCCACTCCAGCAGGAGCTCGTTGAACAGGTCCGGCGTCTCCTCGTGGGGGAAGTGGCCGGCGGTAGTCAGCACCTCGTACTGCAACGGCCCCGCCAACAGCTCAGCCGGCGTGGTCGAGCTCGCGGGGCTAACCGCCCCGTCCAGCGCCCCATGCACCTGCAGAACCGGCACCTCCACCGGCGAGCGCATGCGAGCGGAGTACCGGCGTCCATCCGACCGCAGCCGCGACCGTACGAACCACCGGTGGTACTCCAGAGCGCAGTGAGGCGCCGGCCAGACCTGCAGCGCAGCCCGGTACCGCCGAGACGCCTCAGCGTCAGGGAAAGCCCCACCCGGCGCAGACCACGAGCGGAGCAGTTGCTCGATGTGGATGCCGTCATGGGCGAGCAGCCGCCGCTCCGGCAGGATCGGCAGCTGGAACCAGCCCACCTGCGCCACCGACCGCAGTTGCCCCGACCGCATCAACTGCAGCGGGTGTGGAGCCGACACAGCCGCCAGTGCCCGCACCTGCTTAGACGCGAGCACAGCGGCCGACCACGCAACGAACCCGCCCCACCCATGCCCAACCACCACCGCATCGGTCGCCCCCAACGACCTGATGACCCCCGAGACGTCCGCAGAGACAGTGAAGGGGTCATACCCCCGCGGCGTCTTGTCGCTGGCCCCATAGCCACGCAGGTCCATCGCGACGGCTCTGTACCCAGCAGCGGCGACTACCGGCAGCTGATGCCGCCAGGCCCACCAGAACTCGGGGAAGCCGTGCAGGAAGAGCACCAGGGGATCGTCCGCCGCGCCACACTCGGCCACGTGGAACCTCGCCCCGTTGGCCGCCACCAGCGAATGCGACCACGGCCCGTCGACGAGTAGGTCGGATACCCCAGCCGGGCTCAGTGGTCAGCGCCAGCCGGTCGGCGGGATGCTGACCACTAGTTGCCCTTGCCGATCGCCTTGAGCGCCTCGACGGACTCCTTCGAGGTCTCGATCGCGCGCTCCGGGCCCTTCGCCTTGCCGAGCAGCCGCTTGCCGACCAGGACCAGCGCGGCCGCGATCAACAGGTAGAGCACGGCAACGATCAGGAAGGCCAGCGCCGGGTGCAGGCCGAGCGCGTTCACGCCGTACGC
This region includes:
- a CDS encoding alpha/beta fold hydrolase, with the translated sequence MAANGARFHVAECGAADDPLVLFLHGFPEFWWAWRHQLPVVAAAGYRAVAMDLRGYGASDKTPRGYDPFTVSADVSGVIRSLGATDAVVVGHGWGGFVAWSAAVLASKQVRALAAVSAPHPLQLMRSGQLRSVAQVGWFQLPILPERRLLAHDGIHIEQLLRSWSAPGGAFPDAEASRRYRAALQVWPAPHCALEYHRWFVRSRLRSDGRRYSARMRSPVEVPVLQVHGALDGAVSPASSTTPAELLAGPLQYEVLTTAGHFPHEETPDLFNELLLEWLQTL
- a CDS encoding SigE family RNA polymerase sigma factor; the encoded protein is MTITGGDTERLSFDELVVSSERRLLRLALMLSGGVHSAEDLVQTVLARAHRRWDTISVLDKPDAYLSKMVVNEFLSWRRRLKNQELPLADLPETPAADDISIRHAQRDAAWRLLADLPRQQRAVLVLRFYEDLPDDEIAAILGCSPVTVRSNASRGLANLRANLPTSDKDS